A window of Gasterosteus aculeatus chromosome 9, fGasAcu3.hap1.1, whole genome shotgun sequence contains these coding sequences:
- the sh3pxd2aa gene encoding SH3 and PX domain-containing protein 2A isoform X5 translates to MQILDKFPIEGGQKDPKKRIIPFLPGKILFRRSHVRDVAMKRLRFIDDYCRALVRLPPQISQSEEVLRFFDTKAEDVNPPVEDYGSKRKSVWMYGFTDSPRKEASGMDSSEPMVLEQYVAVANYERQENSEISLKAGETVDVIEKSESGWWFVSTAEEQGWVPATYLDSQNVTRDDLDLGTSRTGEVTKRRKAHLKRLDRRWTLGGIVNRQQSREEKYLTIQPHSSQGKDEVSFEKGVTVEVIQKNLEGWWYIRYLGKEGWAPASYLKKMKEDFSPRKKTLTGPVEIIGNIMEISNLLQKKSVSEKDIQTDAEGSTTPERHISKSEISLPVPYNSEINAETGRRLSAGRDTNSPCLGIAASAALSENKGRGEPGSPAVARVAPHRVEIGSPNLRQKPPPRRETNLGFQLPKPPEPPAVEAEYYTIADFQSSISDGISFHGGQKADVIEKNPGGWWYVQIGEMEGWAPCSYIDKRKKPNLSRRTSTLTRPKVPPPAPPVKKQESDEAPPPSNSASKVPELPSRPAYEEPEYDIPAIGCDGESDTDSRKNERAFDVKITSMASNKYRGPPPSCKASPPVCKAPPVCKASPVFTHRRAAFRSAEEVAKEECVYENEGFRPSSGVERTSVKGSSEPNSPRSYHSSTVPRRPSGSSPLAGRPMKAITPEVNRRSQTLGRHVDIRFRSQNNSPGSSSDELSRGPKKGSAFNRDVEQRIGQSPSTRPKPSVRPKPLLTKSEPQSPERMDINSLRRQLRPTSQFRPHSLKASRGDDSETASVVSSEDSMCSRSTSDLSSVYSKGSRGESDVEGPNLYRSLDNYKKVQDSEISFPAGVEVEVLEKQESGWWYIRWASEEGWAPSYYLEPVRPVGDAGRLDLGRHAGSKSNSLEKNEQHVLALNNININIQGPSQQHQGVRRDTPPIPSKPPGGFSKPSGTVNGAVRMRNGVRQVAVRPQSVFVTTSQPAKDSHYMTGSLRRNDSLGRSDHYGSGSATLGVRRNASFSTVRPHVVVESNTRPAERSGPGSSGSAFSTGNDSLSRVNQRNGIPVSTVRPKPIEKGQLIHNNLGRDVYVSIADYRGDEETMGFTEGTCLEVLERNPNGWWYCQVQDSLLPRKGWVPSNYLERKK, encoded by the exons AGACTATGGCTCCAAGCGGAAGTCGG TATGGATGTACGGCTTTACAGACAGCCCGAGGAAAGAGGCCTCAG GGATGGACAGCTCGGAGCCGATGGTGCTGGAGCAGTACGTGGCCGTGGCCAACTACGAGAGGCAGGAGAACTCTGAGATCAGCCTCAAGGCCGGCGAGACGGTGGACGTGATCGAGAAGAGCGAAAGCG GTTGGTGGTTCGTCAGCACAGCAGAGGAGCAGGGCTGGGTGCCGGCCACATACCTGGACTCCCAGAATGTTACCAGAGACGATTTGGATCTGGGCACTTCTAGGACCGGAGAAG taactaAGAGACGGAAGGCACATCTGAAGAGGCTGGACCGCCGCTGGACCCTCGGGGGTATAGTCAACCGGCAGCAGAGCAGAG AGGAGAAGTACCTGACCATACAGCCGCACTCCAGTCAAGGGAAGGATGAAGTGAGCTTCGAGAAAGGGGTCACCGTGGAGGTCATCCAGAAGAACTTGGAGGGCTGGTGGTACATCAG ATACTTGGGGAAAGAGGGCTGGGCTCCTGCCTCCTACTTGAAAAAGATGAAGGAAGACTTCTCCCCCCGCAAGAAGACCCTAACGGGCCCCGTGGAGATCATCGGCAACATCATGGAGATCAGCAACCTGTTGCAAAAGAAGTCGGTCAGCGAGAAGGACATCCAGACGGACGCGGAGGGCAGCACCACGCCGGAGCGCCACATCTCCAAGAGCGAGATCAGCCTCCCGGTGCCCTACAACTCCGAGATCAACGCCGAGACGGGCAGGAGGCTGAGCGCGGGCCGCGACACCAACAGCCCGTGTCTGGGAATAGCAGCGAGCGCCGCCCTGAGTGAGAATAAAGGAAGGGGCGAGCCAGGCTCCCCGGCTGTGGCCAGAGTGGCTCCGCACAGAGTGGAGATTG GGTCTCCAAATCTGAGACAAAAACCCCCCCCACGAAGAGAAACCAACTTG GGATTCCAGTTACCAAAGCCTCCAGAGCCCCCTGCTGTGGAAGCAGAGTATTACACCATAGCAGATTTCCAGTCCTCCATCTCTGATGGCATCAGTTTCCATGGAGGACAAAAGGCTGAT GTGATAGAGAAGAACCCTGGAGGCTGGTGGTATGTGCAGATTGGAGAGATGGAGGGCTGGGCCCCCTGCTCCTACATCGACAAGCGGAAGAAGCCCAATCTCAGCCGACGGACCAGCACCCTGACCCGGCCCAAAGTCCCGCCCCCAGCTCCTCCTGTCAAAAAACAAGAGTCTGACgaggctcctcctccctctaacTCTGCCTCTAAAGTCCCAGAGCTGCCGAGCAGGCCTGCGTACGAGGAACCTGAATATGATATTCCTGCAATCGGATGCGACGGTGAATCCGACACGGATTCACGGAAAAATGAGCGTGCCTTCGATGTGAAGATTACCAGCATGGCCAGCAACAAGTACCGCGGCCCCCCTCCTTCCTGCAAGGcctctcctcctgtctgcaAGGCCCCTCCTGTCTGCAAGGCGTCCCCCGTGTTTACTCATCGAAGAGCGGCCTTCAGGTCTGCAGAAGAGGTTGCAAAAGAGGAGTGCGTCTATGAGAACGAAGGCTTCAGGCCAAGCAGTGGAGTTGAAAGAACTTCCGTCAAAGGTTCTAGTGAGCCAAATTCTCCAAGGAGCTACCATTCCTCCACCGTTCCACGCAGGCCATCCGGATCCTCCCCTTTAGCTGGTCGTCCCATGAAGGCCATTACACCAGAGGTCAACCGCAGAAGCCAGACTTTAGGCAGACATGTGGATATCCGCTTCAGGTCGCAGAACAACAGCCCCGGCTCTTCATCAGATGAATTGAGCAGAGGCCCCAAGAAAGGCTCCGCCTTCAACCGGGATGTGGAGCAGAGGATTGGTCAGAGCCCCTCCACCAGGCCCAAGCCTTCCGTCAGACCTAAACCGCTCCTGACCAAATCCGAGCCCCAGAGTCCAGAGAGGATGGACATCAACTCTTTGAGACGGCAGCTGAGGCCCACAAGTCAGTTCCGGCCTCACAGCCTCAAAGCCAGCCGCGGGGACGACTCTGAAACGGCCTCTGTCGTCTCATCAGAGGACTCGATGTGTTCACGCAGCACCTCGGATCTCTCTTCCGTCTACTCCAAAGGAAGCCGAGGGGAGTCAGACGTGGAAGGTCCCAACCTCTACCGCTCCCTGGATAACTATAAGAAGGTCCAGGACTCTGAGATCAGCTTTCCAGCCGGGGTGGAGGTCGAGGTCCTGGAGAAGCAGGAGAGCGGTTGGTGGTACATTCGTTGGGCATCCGAGGAGGGCTGGGCTCCTTCGTACTACCTGGAACCTGTCAGACCAGTGGGGGATGCAGGTAGGTTGGACCTGGGTAGACATGCTGGGAGTAAGTCCAACAGCCTGGAGAAAAACGAGCAGCACGTTCTGGCCCtgaacaacatcaacatcaacatccaGGGTCCGAGCCAGCAGCATCAAGGTGTGAGGAGGGATACCCCGCCAATCCCTTCAAAGCCTCCTGGTGGCTTTTCCAAGCCTTCTGGGACAGTGAATGGAGCAGTGCGGATGAGGAACGGGGTACGTCAGGTGGCGGTGAGGCCTCAGTCGGTGTTTGTAACCACATCTCAGCCCGCCAAGGACTCACACTATATGACAGGGTCTCTGAGGCGGAACGACTCCCTCGGCAGAAGCGATCACTACGGCTCCGGTTCGGCCACTCTTGGCGTCCGCCGCAACGCCTCCTTCAGCACGGTGCGTCCACACGTCGTCGTAGAGAGTAACACGAGGCCCGCCGAGCGCTCCGGCCCGGGCTCCTCGGGGAGCGCGTTCAGCACGGGCAATGACTCCTTGAGCAGAGTTAACCAACGCAATGGCATCCCCGTGTCCACGGTGCGACCCAAGCCCATAGAGAAGGGCCAACTGATCCACAACAACCTGGGCAGGGACGTGTACGTGTCCATCGCCGACTACCGCGGCGACGAGGAGACAATGGGCTTCACCGAGGGCACCTGCCTGGAGGTGCTGGAGAGAAACCCCAACGGGTGGTGGTACTGCCAGGTGCAGGACAGCCTGCTGCCCCGCAAAGGCTGGGTCCCCTCCAACTACCTGGAGCGGAAGAAATAA